A portion of the Lolium rigidum isolate FL_2022 chromosome 1, APGP_CSIRO_Lrig_0.1, whole genome shotgun sequence genome contains these proteins:
- the LOC124684156 gene encoding uncharacterized protein LOC124684156, with translation MAGRSSSLSMASAHRLFAPARPLQHAADPALELDEADIIWGAGAALSSSPVDTYGRALSSAHTPASRASRPRAAAPREVTTAGVGGGPASMPVNIPDWSKILGAEYGGGGGSAGRWASDERGDAYGESGGWVPPHEQLMCRERAAASFSVREGAGRTLKGRDLRRVRNAIWEKTGFQD, from the coding sequence ATGGCGGGCCGGAGCAGCAGCCTCTCCATGGCCTCCGCGCACCGGCTCTTCGCGCCGGCGCGCCCGCTGCAGCACGCCGCCGACCCGGCCCTGGAGCTCGACGAGGCCGACATCATCTGGGGCGCGGGCGCCGCGCTGTCCTCCTCGCCCGTCGACACGTACGGGCGCGCCCTGTCGTCCGCGCACACGCCCGCCTCCAGGGCCTCTAGGCCCCGCGCCGCGGCGCCACGGGAGGTCACCACCGCCGGCGTTGGTGGCGGACCGGCGTCTATGCCGGTGAACATCCCGGACTGGTCCAAGATCCTCGGCGCGGAgtacggcggcgggggcggcagcGCGGGGCGGTGGGCGTCGGACGAGCGCGGGGACGCGTACGGCGAGAGCGGCGGCTGGGTGCCGCCGCACGAGCAGCTCATGTGCCGGGAGCGCGCCGCGGCGTCCTTCTCCGTGCGCGAGGGCGCCGGCCGCACGCTCAAGGGCCGCGACCTACGCCGCGTCCGCAACGCCATCTGGGAGAAGACAGGCTTCCAGGACTAA